The DNA window AAGAGGACTGAGGGGCCCGTAGGGGAGGCATGTCGGGGAGGGGATTCAGCATGTCCGGCAACATGCCAGAACACGTAAAAACTGGACATGTCCGCGCCCATGGTGCTATCATAAAAGTCCAACTGCGAGGCGTTGCTGCGAACGGATGCGCCCCCTGACGGGTCTCTTCCGCCGCGCAGAACCTACCCACAGGAGAATTCCCAATGAAAGTGCCCAGTCTTGAAAAGTATGGAATCGCGTCCGCCGAACAGATTTTTTACAATCTCTCCTACGATGAGCTGTTCCAGCATGAAACGAACCCCGCCCTTGAGGGCCTCGAGCGGGGGACGGTGACCAGTTTCGGCGCCGTCACCGTGGACACGGGCCGTTTCACGGGCCGGTCCCCGCAGGACAAATACGTGGTCGAGGAGGAAACCTCGAAGGACCATGTGTGGTGGGCGGGTCCGGACAGCCCCGGTTCGGGCAACAAGCGCCTCAGCGAGGACGCCTGGACGCACCTGAAGGGCTTGGCCGTCAAACAGCTTGACGGCAAGAAGCTCTACGTGGTGGACGGCTTTGTCGGCACGAACCCCGACACGCGCATGCGCATCCGCGTGGTCACCGAGGTGGCCTGGCTGGCCCATTTCAGCAAGAACATGTTCCTCCGGCCGACGGAGGCGGAACTGGAGGGCTTTGAGCCGGACTGGACCGTACTCAACGCCTGCAAGACGACGAACACCGACTTCGAGAAAATGGGGATGCGCTCGGAAGTCTTCGCCGCGTTCAACATCAAGGAGCGGATGACCGTCATCGGCGGCACCTGGTACGGCGGCGAGATCAAGAAGGGCGTCTTCACCATCATGAACTACTTCCTGCCCCTCAAGGGCGTGGGGGCGTTCCACTGCTCGGCCAACATGGGGAAGGACGGCGACACGGCCCTCTTCTTCGGCCTGTCCGGCACGGGCAAGACCACCCTGTCCGCCGACCCGAAACGCGCGCTCATCGGCGACGACGAGCACGGCTGGGACGACGAGGGCGTCTTCAACTTCGAGGGCGGGTGCTACGCCAAGTGCATCAACCTCAGCGCGGAGAAGGAGCCGGACATTTACCACGCCATCAAGCGCGACGCGCTGCTGGAGAACGTGGTGCTGGACGCCGCCGGGAACGTTGACTTCGCGGACGCGTCCAAGACGGAGAACACCCGGGTCTCCTATCCCATCGAGCACATCGCCAACATCGTGAGGCCGGTGTCGAAGGGCGACCACCCGACGGCGGTCATCTTCCTCGCCTGCGACGCCTTCGGCATCCTGCCGCCGGTCGCGCGCCTTTCCCAGGAGCAGGCCATGTACCAGTACCTCAGCGGCTACACCGCGAAGGTCGCGGGCACGGAGCTCGGCGTGACCGAGCCCAAGGCCACCTTCTCGAGCTGCTACGGCGCGGCCTTCCTGGCGGTCCACCCCACGATGTACGCAGACATCCTCGGCGAGA is part of the Candidatus Hydrogenedentota bacterium genome and encodes:
- the pckA gene encoding phosphoenolpyruvate carboxykinase (ATP), encoding MKVPSLEKYGIASAEQIFYNLSYDELFQHETNPALEGLERGTVTSFGAVTVDTGRFTGRSPQDKYVVEEETSKDHVWWAGPDSPGSGNKRLSEDAWTHLKGLAVKQLDGKKLYVVDGFVGTNPDTRMRIRVVTEVAWLAHFSKNMFLRPTEAELEGFEPDWTVLNACKTTNTDFEKMGMRSEVFAAFNIKERMTVIGGTWYGGEIKKGVFTIMNYFLPLKGVGAFHCSANMGKDGDTALFFGLSGTGKTTLSADPKRALIGDDEHGWDDEGVFNFEGGCYAKCINLSAEKEPDIYHAIKRDALLENVVLDAAGNVDFADASKTENTRVSYPIEHIANIVRPVSKGDHPTAVIFLACDAFGILPPVARLSQEQAMYQYLSGYTAKVAGTELGVTEPKATFSSCYGAAFLAVHPTMYADILGEKMEKHGTRAYLVNTGWVGGAYGVGARMDITATRAIIDAILDGSVEHAEFRKMPVFNFDVPVALPGVDSRVLNPRDAWADKDAYDEGLRRLGQMFVDNFKKYTGTPSGRAVEAFGPQV